From the Juglans microcarpa x Juglans regia isolate MS1-56 chromosome 7D, Jm3101_v1.0, whole genome shotgun sequence genome, the window tttaagagaggtggctgacgaggagactgcaactggtctctggtcggcacttgagaatttgtacatgaagagatctctcaccaaccggttgtatttgaaacaacggttatacactctcaaaatgaaggaatgtactcttatttctgaacacctagatgaatttaataaaatcattatggatctgaggaacatagatattaagcttgaagaagaagatcaagcgttaattattttatgttcattacccacatcttttgagaactttgtgaattccatgttgtatggtagaaatacaatttccttggtagatgtaaagtctgctttgaattctaaggagttgaggaataaattgagtgtgaagaacactaatgaacaagctagtggcttgtttgttaaggggtcctcaagcaggggtagatcgaatgacaggggttcagagaagaataaggagaaatctaggggcagttcacaaacaacggttagtaagaaaaaggtcaaatgtcattactgccataagtttggtcactacaagaacgagtgtccaaaactgaaaaatagaGAGGACgacactagttcatctaatgctGTTAGTGTTGCTAatgataggtctaacgacctagatcttgttctagcaattagcgaatccaatagtcgctttagtgacaagtgggtcatggactcagcttgcactttccatatgtgtcccaagagggactggttcactaactatgaatcggtcaacgAAGGCTCCGTTTTGTTggggaatgatatgggttgtagaattgctggaattggttcagtcagaattaagatgtttgatggaattgtccagacattgtctaatgttcgacacattccagagttgaaaaagaatcttatttctttggatactcttgattctctggactacaagtacactggtgaaggtggagctatcagagtcagtaagggctctatggttgtgatgaaaggagataagacaaatggtctttatttccttcagggctctacagtgacaggtgcagctgcagtgtcagtttcagatgatccagatttagatgtcactcgtttgtggcatatgcatttgggtcatatgagtaaAAAGGGGACGTCAATTTTGAGTAAGTAGGGTTTGCTATGTAATCAAAAGATAGGAAAACTGGATTTTTGTGAACACTGTGTGTTTGGaaaacagtgcagggttcagttctctacaggggttcacagaaccaaaagttctgtggactatattcattctgatctttggggcccatcttcggtcccgtcaaaaggtggagctcagtATTTGCTTacgtttattgatgatttctcacgaaaggtttgggtttactttctgaagcagaaaagtgatgtatttgttaacttcaaatagtggaaagctttgattgaaaatcagacgggtaagaaaatcaagcgacttcgcactgacaatggtatggagttttgcggaggtgagtttgatgaattctgcagaaatgagggtattgccagacatcgtacagttagacatactccacagcaaaatggggtagctgaacggatgaacaggactctcttggagagagctcgcaacatgctttctaatgcaggcttggctaaggatttctgggctgaagcaatcaacacagcctgttacttggtcaatTGTTCTCCAGCGacagcgattggtttgaagactccgaatgaggtatggtctgatactcctgctgattattcaaatttgaaagtttttggttgtcctgcatatttccatgttaatgatggaaaacttgagccaagggcaaagaagggcatattcattgggtatgccagtggggtgaagggattcaggttgtggtgtactgatcctaaatcacccaagtttgtgatcagtagagatgtcacttttgatgaaaaatccatgcttagTCCGAGAAAGGAGATTActgagtctacaggacaagaacaggatgttagaaagcaggtggagtttcaggtggaagcacCACAAGGGCTACCCAGtggcgcccaagatcatgctattgtagatgagcatgattctgattcgagTAGCagcgcacaaggtgagcaagactacagtatagcgactggtagacagaggaggcagattagaccacctcagagatatgctcatgcagatatggtgatgtatgctcttactacggcagagaatattgttggtcaggagccttccagttattcagaagctgtcaagagcgcagaatctgcacagtggtgcgcaactatgactgaagagattaagtctcttcacaaaaaccaaacatgggatttggttctgttgccaaagaaggtgaagactgttggctgcaaatgggtcttcaaaagaaaagagggaatccagagtgatacagatgcaagatacaaggcacgcttagttgctaagggcttcagtcagagagaaggcatcgacttcaatgaagtcttctctccagtggtgaaacacagttcgatcagattactACTTGCTTTAGTAccattgtatgacttagagctgcagcaacttgatgttaaaacaacattcctacatggtgaacttgaagagaccatttatatgcatcagccagagggattcattgttgaaaacaaggaagatcatgtgtgcagattgaagaagtctttatatggtttgaaatagtcgccaaggcaatggtataagcggtttgattccgttatgattgatcatggttatttgagaagtaactatgatagttgtgtttatcataaggaattatttgataagtctttcatttatttgctattatatgttgatgatatgcttattgctgctagaagcatatctgacataggtttgttaaagacccaactcagaaatgagtttgaaatgaaagacttaggtgctgcgaagaagattttgggaatgaaaatcttcagagataggaaagctggaaagttgtacttgtcccagggaaagtacattgataaagtgcttcagagatttgggatgtttgattccaaaccagtaagtagaccacttgctacgcactttaagctttcagctagcctatctcctcagacagatgaagaggaacagtttatggctagtgttccttattcaagtgcagttggcagcatcatgtatgcaattgtttgcacccgcccagacatttcacaggccgTGAGCGTAGTTcgcaggtatatggctaatccgggtaagactcattggcaggctgtgaaatggatactcaggtatctaaggggaaccctgaactttgggttaatatttgatagagatgtcgatctcaattccaaagttactggttttgttgattctgattatgctggagacttagataagagaagatcattgacaggttatgttttcactctgtgtgggtcagctattagttggaaagcaacactgcaatccactgttgctttatcaactaccgaggcagagtacatggcagcagcagaggctgttaaggaggccatttggttgaaaggcttggtcaatgatttggggTTACACAAGATaggatctcagtattctgtgacagtcagagtgcaatacatttgaccaaaaatcaaatgtatcatgagagaatgaagcacattgatgtcaggtaccattttctcagagagattgttatagagggtgctatacagattctgaagattgctactatagagaatccagcagatatgatgactaagccagttgcagtatacaagtttaaactttgtttggacttgattggtgttcgcattttgttattcccgtaagggatttggtggtggggattggttttgtggtcggaggttttttgtgttgaaattggcagagttcaagccaaggtggagatttgttaagaggtggcttgaattcagattgaacagtgcatgtgtagtaggttcgctcgagcggaggttcactcgactcgagcgaagtcagacagagagcttcgctcaacagtcgctcgacactcagctcgagcgaattcagacagagagcttcgctcaagaatcgctcgacattcagctcgagcgatatgaagacagagagcttcgctcgacattcgctcgacactcaactcgagcgaattcagacagagagcttcgctcaagaatcgctcgacattcagctcgagcgataTGAAGACAGAGAGCTTAGCTCGACATTCGCTTGACACTCatctcgagcgaattcagacagagagcttcgctcaagaatcgctcgacattcagctcgagcgatatgaagacagagagcttcgctcgacattcgctcgacactcagttcgagcgaattcagacagagagcttcgctcaagcatTGCTCGtatgttggcttgagcgaagtgtgCAAAACCTACgatcgctcgacactcgctcgacgttcgctcgagccaatgtttacaaaagtgaattctcacttttcttataaatatcaaacggcgcctcctCTTTGAGAAAGACTTTAGAaatcatttttgtctttttttaagtgttttcttgagagagaagtctagagtgagtttgagagataacttccttgtgaagttttgttgtattcatctgtactccatctctgttgatagtgaaatcttcgataccgaccccaccagtggacgtaggctcattttgagtcgaaccacttaattcttggtgttctttctatgtgattgtcatcaatttctttcgtttagttccgctactatacttcgagttaaTCTTAGATCTACAGTTATTTCCAacacttttaagaaaaaaaaaaaaaatcatgacaTCTTTGGTTAGAGTTCAATCACCGCCGCTTAAAAAAACTGTAGTCATCATTCtaataatatacatttttttttattttaacaagtCTGCGGCCATAAGAATGATAAGGAgaataagtgaaaaaaaaaatcgctaATAAAAGTTAAGAGCTTCAAAGAATTAGTTACGAAAAATAGGCTTCAACGTGGCCACGTAATCAACCGGTCAAAAAATTTGGGTCGGGGCGCAGGACTGTGGTAGAATCTTGGTTTGGGAgcagttttttgttttgataactGCGTTGGGAGGAGTTGAGGTGGAAGTAGTGGCGACCTGTCAGACTCGGATAAGGGTTGCGCGATGGCGTGAAGTAATCGAGGCGCCGGACCTTCCCCTTCGCATTCACATTTACAATtttgtcactctctctctccaatttctGACCAACAGCATTCCTCCGGCAAAGACAAAAATATCCTCCTCTTGTTTCCAGTACTGTCTTTTGACCTTGTTGAACTTCAGAATTCCGAACTCGCTAAGTCGGTGTTGGCGCACACCCCCGAGTTACAAATGATAATTATGGAGAAGACAACAAACCAATAGCTTAGatgacataaattataatatatgtatacaaACTTATGCATATACACATCCAATTTGTGTTTTGTTATCCAAGAAAGGTTCCTCTGCTAACTTTGGGGAGGCTCTCGTTGATGGGTTCTGTTTAGCTCCGCCCCTCCTTTATCGGTATGTCCCGTCTCATTCCTTCTCCTTTCGGTTGATAACAATTTGTGTGGTTTTTGGGTATGCAGTTTTTCTGCTACTGAGACTTTTACCGAATAGTTTTATGTTCTTCTTTTGCTGCTACCTGCTACGTATGAGGGGGATGCTTAGGTAATAGTGATTGGTTTTACGAGCAGTTAAAAATTCTTAACATGAAAGCTTCGCACTTTTGGGTTATAAGTATGGAGCCAGTTTTTCTTTGCCCAACTGTTCACTTGCCCATTAGGATACTTATGTGGGTGTAATTCGTTCTTGGATTGGGTATGGGTGCGGCTCAGAAGGTCACAGGTTTACCATTGAAACTGCAGTTTACTTTGAGagatttatcttttttggctgtTCGATGGAAGTTTGGGGTGTGAGTGCGGATTTGATTGGATGTAACTGTAGTAGACAACAAGAGGAATTATCAAATGTTTTCAGAAAGTTTCTTAGGTTCTTTACTCGAAATGATAACACATTAGCAAATTTGAGAAAGGTGTGGGCTGAGTGGAGGCGATGTTATCAAATATAGTGGAGACATGGTTGAAATTGAGGTTCACCTATTATGATACCATGATAAATTTCCCGTTATTCCCAAACTTTGATCCGATAGGAAAGAGTGGATTTGATCCTTTAATTCTGTCGGATGAAATGTAATGAGTTTTACTAATTCTGAAGACCTTCTGGTCATGAAGTTCAATTTTTTAGTTCCTttatggtttttaattttgCTAATCTtatatttcagattttgtttGACCAGAGCTAATTTGTGTGTAGTGAGTCTTTGTTGAGTCTATTGGGGTTTGTATGCTTCATATGGAATTGATCACAATGCTGTATGGATTTCAAAATGACTGTATCCAGCTTTTACATTATCACAAACGATATGAAAAACTTATGCCTTTGAGTACGTGAACATTCCGAGTGTATGAGTATTGAAGCACCCCTAGCTTATAGATAAACcatgcaaaaataaaatgatattattcaCTTGTTAGGCTAGAAAACTAGGGACTTTTTTATGTGGCAAAAGAATTGGCCAATTTGAGAACAGAGCTTCAGGATagttagatattttaaattttttatttttgaactagGAACTTTGGAACAGAGAGGAAAAGGATTTCGTCTCTCCATTAAAAGGATTTCAAATATGATTTATTCTCTTGGTAGAGGCTTGTATCCGATGGGCCGGGAGCCCTGTTGGAATTTGCATGTAAGTGTTAAACAGATATACATAATTGGAGTAGGACAAAGTAGTTTAGGCTTTTGAATTGAAGTGATATCCAAAAGTATTTCAAGGCGTCGTTGAAAGGCTTTTCAAGTGATAAAACCTTATAGATGGCAGATGCTATGATTGATAGGAAATTATGACCATATTGTCGGAATTCCTAGTACTTCATGTTGGACCATATGGCATTGACATGCACAAATGTTCTAGATTCATGCTACTTTGGCATTGTGCTTGGGATCTTGTATGTCAATGCCATACATGGACGCACAAAGTTAGACCCCCTATCCCCTTGGGTGTGATGGGTAGGGTTGTATTGAGCCGAGTTCGGGTGAGTTGAGGTTGTTCAAGCTAGGCTTGAATATTAAATAGTCCTAGCTCAAGCTCGGCTTGTATAAGAGTTGAGCTGATGAATTTGCTACTGCAATTTTGAGTTGGTTCTGATGGGGTCCTTTAGTGAGGTGGGGATAGAATCGAAATTATTCATGCTTAGCCATGAAGGTGGATTTTTTCGTATAATAGAGAGGGGGTGGAGAAGGAAACATGAGCTCTTGGTAGAATATAGAACTGTGCGGTGGTTGATCAAGGCGTTGGAGGCTTGTTTCACTggggagaagaagaagttttACAGCTCTATTAGAGAGGGTTATTGCAGTTACCTTGCACAGAGATGTTCCAACAGTAGAGGTTGTTTTGTGAGTGGTAGAATATAGGGAGGGGGGAAGGAGAAACTTCATCATCATTCCAGaaggggaaggggggggggggggtagaaAAGGTTGAAGGAGGCGTTGGGGGAGCTATTGTAGGAGAGGAGAGCCAGGGGTGCTCCTCCTGTTCATACGCAGGTGAGGCTTGAGGTGGAGATGCGGCGGTCGTACAAGGAGGCTCTTGCGTCGCATGGGGAACGAGATGGGTATTGGACCACTGACAGACGCATGCCTCAAGCTCCACAAGGTGTACGTTGTGCAATTGGTGGCAGGGAGATGGAGAGTGATGTGCGCTGGTTGATTGAAGACTTGCAGAGCCAAATATGGCAATTGGAGAAGGAGATGGCTGACTTGAGGGGAATGGTTGGGTGGAATAAGGAAAAAGGTATTCGTaaggaaaaggagaaagaagggTCGGGCTTGGGTAAGGGCTTGGCCCAACAGGAAAATAAGGGTTTTGTTTGGAGGAAAGTGGGGCCGAAGGGAGTGAGTACGGGCTCACAGCCCTTGGGCCACACGGAAGACATGGGCAAAGGCCTTTCGGATGGGCCTCAGCTGAGGGCCCAGTTGCAGCGGGAAAGCCCTAGGGCTTCGGCAGTCGACGAGTCAGGTGCCCAACTACCAGAGCACATGCCTGGCCTGCTGTCGTCGTAGGAGGAACTGTCGGGGGTCAACATAAATTGCCGATGATGTCGGTGGCTCTCTCTGATGACGGCTCGCAGGTCTGGGGTACACGGAATGAAGGTTTTATTGCCGTAATGGGTGGGAGGGCCATCTCCACCACTCGTGTGTCAGAAAGTGCCGATAAGGGTAGGGGAAGGGAGGGAGACACTGCCGACCCACTCTAGGGGTTTTCTTGTGGCCCTTGAGGTGGACGTGAGGGAAGGGGTGCATTTGGACTCAGAGATGGGGTTGTCCCAATATGATTCTGTTGAAGGGGTGACATTTGATGAAGAACATGCTTTGGCCTTGTGTGAGGAGACTCGAGATTTGTCATCAGATGAAGAACATTTAGTTTTGACTAAAATCTCAGTGGTGGAGGAGACCCGAGAGCTACCGAGGGTTAGTAAGGAGGTGGATCCTATCCCCTTGAATTTTCTGCTTCCCTCTCAGTCGAGTCTCGGATTGGGTCTTTGATAAAGTTAAAGAAATACAGACAATCATGGGTTTGGAATGTGAAGGGTACGAAGACCAGTTTTTGGCAATACTAACGGCTATCAAAGCGGAGCACAAGAAACATTGGAAGAATGTTTCGAAAAAACAGCGGGAGCTTAATAAGCTGACATGGTCACTGGATACCGAGGGTAGCTCTAGCAGGGGCAAGTCGAAAGGGAAAGGGCTGGCTTTTCCTCCATGATGCCCATAATTGTGTCGTGGAACGTCCGCGGGCTCAACGAGGCCAATAAAGTCTTCGGATAAGAAACTTGCTTCGTGAGTGGAAGGCGGACATTGTGTGTTTACAGGAGACTAAGTTGAAGTTGATCAATAGGGGAATTGTGAGAAGTTTATGGAGTGGAGCTCATGTGGACTGGGTTTATATGGCTTCTAATGGTGCGTCAGGAGGAGTGATAGTGATGTGGGATCGAcaggtggtggagaaaatggagtTCATAGGGAGGTACACAGTAGCATGCTCTTTTAAGAGTGTGtcagataattttttatgggcATTTGCAGATATGTATGGTCCAAATCTAGATAGCACCAGAGTTTGTTTGTGGGAAGAACTGGTCGGAATTCACAGTTGGTGGAACGTCCCTTGGTGTATAGGGGGAGACTTCAATGTCACTAGAGTCCCAAGCGAGTCTTCCGGTACTAGAAGAGGGCGGCCAGCTATGATAGAGTTCTCTCAGTGTATCTCGGACTTGAATTTGGTAGATTTTCCACTAGCTGGGGGTTCTGCCACGTGGGCAAATAATAAAACTTGGTCTCGATTGGATCGCTTTCTTATTTCACCTGATTGGGAGAGTCATTTTCCAGACGTTTGGCAAAAGCGTCTGCCTCGTATTAGCTCGGATCATTGGcctattttgcttgattgtgggGGTATCCGAGGTGGTTGAAGGTACTTTAAATTCGAAAATAAGTGGTTAAAATCCGACAGTTTCGTTGAGAGAGTAAGACAGTGGTGGTCTTTGTACCAGTTTTTGGGTTCCCCTAGTTTTGTTCTTGCAGGTAAATTGAAAGCGCTAAAAAGAGATCTGAAGCTATGGAATGTGCAATCTTTAAGTGATCTAGGGGCAAATAAGAAGGGTAAGTTGACGGAGGTCCAAGAAATTGAGAGGATCCAAGAGGCTAGGTCCCTTACCCAAGATGAAGTAGCTCGAAAGTTGTTGTTGGGGGAGGAGCTTGAGAGAATTATCTTGCTAGAAGAGATTTCGTGGCGACAAAAATAAGAGCTTTGTGGCTCAAGAAAGGAGACCGAAGCACCAGTTCTTTCATCAAGGGGCAAATTCACACAGAAGAAACAATAACATTGAGATGCTGAAGATTGATGGTACTAAGTGTAGAGATGAACAGGTTATTCAGGATCATATAGTTGGTTTCTATGAGCAACTCTTAATTGAACCGACGTGTTGGCGGCCGTCCCTTGATGGTCTAGTTTTTGACATCATTGGAACGAGTGATGTCTCTCGGTTGGAGAGGGCTTTTGAGGAAGAGGAAGTGGCAGAGGTAGTGCGGAAAATGGCTAAGGATAAGGCATTGGGGCCGGATGGATTCTCTATGGGCTTCTTCCAAGATTGCTGGGATGTTGTAAAGGAAGATATCATGAAAGTGTTTCAAGAACTTTTTGTggctggaaaatttgagaaaagtttaaATGCTACATTTCTTGCATTGATCCCAAAGAAGGTGGGAGCACACGAGATAACGGAGTATCGTCCCATTAGCTTAGTGGGAGCGGTTTACAAGATCAATTCCAAAGTGTTAGCCAACCAACTTAGTGAGGTGGTAGGGAAGATTGTCACCAAgccccaaaatgcatttgttaaaGATAGGCAAATTCTTGATGTGGTTgttattgccaatgaatgtctgGACAGTAGAATTAAGGCAGGCTCAATAGGGATCATATGtaagttagacatggagaagagatatgatcatgttaattgggatttcattctctatcttcttgggagatgtggttttggtgaGAGGTGGCGGTCATAGATCCGATGGTTTATATCAACGGCCAAATTCTCTGTGTTGATAACTGGCAGCCCTGCGGGTTTCTTTCATAGTTCGCGTGGCCTAAAACAAAGAGATCCATTGTCGCCTTTATTGTTTGTTATTGTGATGGAAGGACTAGGCAGGATGATCTCGGCCTTGACCCATCATGCCCACATGGAAGGATTTTTGGTTGGAACCCCGGTTAGGGGCATCATTAACATATCTTATTTGatgtttgcagatgatatgcTTGTATTTTGTGGTCCAGGTCGGAATCATGTACAAGCTTTGAAGGCGTTGCTTCTGTGTTTTCAAGCAGTGTCTggtttaaaagtgaattttgataaGTCTAAATTGGTGCCAATCGGCGTGGTGTCTAATGCATGGCAGCTGGCTCATGCATTGGGTTGTAAGGTCACCTCTCTACCTCTAAAGTATCTGGGTCTTCTGTTGGGGGTCGGTGCAAGGACGCCTGCTATATGGGAATCagtgattgagaagataaaGAAGAGATTAGCGTGTTGGAAGAGAATGTAGCTGTCGAAAGGTGGCAGGCTTACCTTGATAAAGAGTACACTTTCGAATTTacctacttattttttatcactttttcctATACCTGCAAGTGTGGCAGGCcgaattgagaaactccaacATGACTTCCTGTGGGGTGGTTTGGGGgaggagtttaaatttcacctGGTCAAGTGGGAAACAATTTGGCACCCAATATCCAATGGTAGTTTGGGTGTTAGAAATGTGAGGACTTTCAATCGGGCGTTATTGGGcaaatggctatggagatacaATAAAAAACCGGAAGCTTTATGGAGAGGGGTGATTAGGTGCAAATATGGCGATACATGGGGGGGATGGTACACTAAAGAAGTTAGACGAACTGATGGAGTGGGGTTGTGTTTCACACATTAGAAAAGGTTGGATGGTCTTTCTTTGTCATACTCATCTTTGGGCAATGGATCCAggattaaattttgaaaagatacTTGGTGCGGAGATAATGCTTTACAAGATGCATTTCCTTCATTATTCCAAATTGTCAGTGTCAAAGAGGCTTCAATAGCGGAGGTTATGGGAATAGCAGGTGAGCAATTTCATTGGAATATCAGTTTTAGTAGGGCTGCGCAAGATTGGGAGTTGAACAGTTTTACTGATTTCTATAGTCTTCTGCACTCTGTGAAGCCTAGTAACACAGGAAGATAGATTGTGGTGGGTACCTACCGGGAAAGGTGATTTTTCAGTTCGCTCTTTCTATAAGGCCCTTACACAAGATCCCAATATTTGGTTTCCCTGGAGGAGGATATGGAGACACAAAGCACCCCTTAAAGTAGCTTTCTTTGGTGTGGACAACATCTTTAGGCAAGATTCTCACAACGGATAACTTGAGGAAGAGGCGGATTATTACagcagattggtgttgtatgtgtagggGAGGGGGCGAGTCGGTGGATCATCTCTTGTTACACTGTGACATAGCACGGGCTTTATGGGATGGGGTTCTGGGTAGAGTAGAGTTGGATTGGGTCATGCCAGAGACTGTGGTGGCAGCCTTGGCCAGCTGGCCAAGCATTGGAGGGGTACATCAAATTTcagcagtttggaagatgattccaatgtgcatcatgtggtgtggtgtggtgtCTATGGAAGGAACGTAATGTGCGCACATTTGAGGACAATGAGAGATCGCTAGAGGAacttatag encodes:
- the LOC121239391 gene encoding uncharacterized protein LOC121239391, which produces MGLECEGYEDQFLAILTAIKAEHKKHWKNVSKKQRELNKLTWSLDTEGSSSRDMYGPNLDSTRVCLWEELVGIHSWWNVPWCIGGDFNVTRVPSESSGTRRGRPAMIEFSQCISDLNLVDFPLAGGSATWANNKTWSRLDRFLISPDWESHFPDVWQKRLPRISSDHWPILLDCGGIRGKLKALKRDLKLWNVQSLSDLGANKKGKLTEVQEIERIQEARSLTQDEVARKLLLGEELERIILLEEISWRQK